The Nitrospira lenta region TCATATTCGAATGCCGCCTCGAATTCGTGGTACAGCGTGCTGGCCCCCCCGTATCCGTCCCGCTTGACCAACTCGCGATTGGCATAGAGATCGATGAGGTCCTGGGCCATTTCCTCGATGTCTTTTTTGACCCGGGCGGTGGTTTTGGCCCAGCTGGTGCCGCCCAGGCGATCGAGCCGGGGCACATGTCCGTCGGCGCCGCTGTAGCGTTGGACCTGGCTGAGGCGGTCGAGCGGAACATACAGCGTGTCGGCTCCGGCGAATTCCAGAATCAGAAAATCGCTCTCGAATTCCTGCACCGTCAGCCGCTTGAGGCCGAGGTAGCGGCCGATGCCATGTTGGACGTGGACGACATAGTCGCCCACATTCAGATCTTCCAGTGAAGAGAGGAACGTCGCGGTTTTGCTTTTCGGCTGCGTCTTATGGCGCGTGCCTTTGGCAAAGAGTTCTTCCTCCGTGAGGAGCGCGAGGCGAAACGTTTCAGACAACCATCCTGCCGACAAGTTGCCGTGGACGACGGCGATCGGCGGTTTCCCGCTGTCACGTTTCGTCCACGCCGCGGCGGACCATTCCATGGCAGGCAGGTCGTGTTCGCGGAGAAGGGCTAGGAGGCGCTCGACCTGCCCATGGCTGCGCGCGATGAGCACCACGCGATGTCCGTCGCGTAGTTGGTCGAGGATCGTGAGGGTTTGGCTGAACGGGGTGCCGCGAATTCCCAGTCCCGCGCTGGCCGGAATCTGAGCCGGGAACGGCACGATCGGAGTCCAGGAGTCGTCAGGCGGAGTCAGCGGCTCTAACGCAATGGTCGACCAGCCGACGGCGCCGATTTCGATTTCATCCCAGGTTTGGAAGAGCCGCTCGGGGCTGGGATAGGGATTGGCTTCGTCCCGTTCTCCGTGGCGCAGATAGCCATCTTCGATCTTCTCCCAGAGCGCGGCGCAGGTGGCCTGGAGTGTGGCCGGTTGGTCGAAGATGAGAATCGGCTCTTTCGGCAGATAGTCGAAGAGCGTCCCCATGTGCGGATATAGGTCCGGCGCGCGCCATTCCGCATCCGGGGCGATCGGGGCATAGGCGTCCGAGCTGTCCTCAGGACGGAGATATTCCCGCGCCGGCAAGATGATGGCTTCGTCGACCTGACGGATCGATGTCTGCGTGGAGGCATCGAACAACCGGAGAGCTTCGATCGAATCGCCGAGAAACTCCACGCGGAGCGGATCGGGGTAGGCAGTCGAAAAAATATCCACCAGGCCGCCTCGAATGCTGAACTCACCGGGAATCTCCACGACCGAGACGCGCCGGTAGCCCAGGCGCAGCAGTTTTGCCAGCAACGTGTCCCGCTCGACCGTACCATTGCGCTCCAGCTGGAGCGTGGCGTGGGTCCAGGTGTCTTTCGGCAAGAGGCGATGCATCAGAGCGGCGACCGACGTCACGAGGGTGGTCTCCGGGGTGGATTGCAGGCGATGCAGCGTCTGCATGCGGTGCGCAATCAACCCGACATGGGGCGCCGTGGCCTCGTACGGCAGTGTTTCCCATTGGGGAAAGAGCGTCAGCCGGTCGCCTGACGCGCCGATGAGCTGATGGCAAAATTGCAGGTCGTCAAAGAGGCGCTCGGCGGCTTCATTATTGGCCGTGACGACGATCCAGGGACGGTTCCGGTACGAAGCCAGGGAGGGGGCGTGAGTCAGGCTCGTGAGCACGAACGCCGCAGTCGATCCGTGCAAGCCCGTGACGCAAGGGCGCGCCGAGGTCTGCTTGAGTGCGGACACGAGCGGGGCGAGCCATTGATCTGAGGGAGACGGTGTATGTGACACGGATTAAGCTGAGACTGAGCGAATACGGTGAATCAATGCCGTTGTAGAGAAACCGGGGACCAGGGGAATGGTTCGGACCAGGCCTCCGCGCGCTTCCACAACGTCCCGTCCGATGATGCGATCCAGCGACCAGTCACCGCCTTTGACCAGCACATCCGGTTGAACCATCGTAATGAGCGCCTTGGGATCGGATTCGGAAAATACCACAACGAAATCGACACATTCCAACGCCGCGAGGACCTCCGCCCGTTGGGCGTCGGGCACAATCGGCCGGTCCGGCGCTTTGTGTAAGCTCCGAACGGACTCATCGCTGTTGACCCCTACCACCAGGAGGTCCCCCAGGGCTTTGGCCGCCTGTAGGTAGCGGGTATGGCCGATATGCATGAGATCAAAACAGCCGTTGGTGAACACGATACGGGAACCGCCGGCTCGCAGAGTTTGGAGTTGGTCAACCAATTGTTCTTTGGTCACAATCTTAGATGGCATCGCCTGCCATCATACCTGTCGCGTCAGCCGATGGGAAGCAGGACTATCGGATACATGGATTTTCTGCTGAATTCCTTAAGTTCGTGAAAGAACGACCCGATACAGACGCTAACCGGGAGCAGGGGAGATCCCTGCGCGGGGCATCGGAACGGGTTCAAGAGGCAAGGAATGTCGGCCAGCGATCACAGGCTTTCGTTCGGTACCGGACGCAATATCTTCAAGCACGGCTATCAGGTCACCCTGATCGGGGTCATCACGGTCGCGACGCTCGTGTCGGTGGTTGTGGGGGTGACCTGGCTGGAGCGACGAACCGTGGCGGCATCTGGAGAAACGGTGTCGATCATGGCGGCGGAAGTGGCCGACAAACTTGATCTCCTGCTGAAAGAACGGATCGGCGATGCGCAGTTTCTTTCGGAGTCGCTGGCGATCAGCGGCGGAACGTCGGTTGCACGACACCATATTTTGACGACCTTCCATCAAGCCTATCCGCAATATCTTTGGATCGGAGTCGCTGATCCGGATGGCCATATGACCGAAACCACGGACCTTCAGGCGCGCCGGCTCAATGTCCGTGCCAGCCATTGGTTTCAGGCGGTGCGACAGCGGCACGCCGGGTTCTACATCGGGGATATCGCACCAGACGAAGTCAGTCACGGCGCAGAGACGGTTTCCTTCTCGGCTCCGATCGTGGATCATCGGGTTGATGTCGAGCGCCAATCGATTCGCGGGGTGGTGACGACGCGGGTGAGCGCTGAACAGTTGGAGAAACTCGTGACCGAGGCGATTGGTCCGTTCCAACGGCGGACATCGTTCTTTCACACGGTCGAATACAAAGTCCTCCGGGAAGACGGCGTGGTGTTCATTGATTCGGATGTCTCCCGCAGTGGGCAGGTCAACCTGGTACGGAGGAACCTTCCCTCGGTTCGGCTCGCGGCGTCGGGTGAGTCAGGCTACGTTGAGGAGGAGCATCTAGTCCGCCACGTACCGGTGCTGACCGGCTATGCCCGCCTGCGACGGCACGATGGTGATGTGGAGAGCCCCAAGTGGACGGTGCTCTTGCGGGTGGATCGAGCGGAGGTGGTGGCGCCGGTCCATCGGTTTTTTTGGACCGTGGGCGCGGCGGCGGTGTTGATTGTAGGGCCTCTCATCGGCTGGTTGGTCTATATCACCCGCCGTGCTCAAGTCGAGTGGCAGGATGCTCAGGAGGAGCGCGCGCGTGCGCGCGCGAACGAGCACTGGCTGCAGACCATTCTTGAAGTGGAGCCGGAAGGCGTCTTAGTCACCGACCGCGATCGGCGGGTGCTCCAAATCAATCCTGCCGGCTGCGCGCTCTTCGACGCCGCGTTCCCCGAGGAAATATTGGGGCGGGATATCGCGCAATGGGTGCATGAGGACGATCGCCGCGCATATGAGGATGCCCATGCCGCCGCCCTTCAGGGACGAGGGGTGTTGACCAGCGGGCGGCTGCTGGGATTGTCGGGGCAATCGCGCTGGTTTGAGATGACGTCGGTGTTGTTGCCCGGCGCTCAGGGCGCCAGTCCGTCGGTGCTGAGCGTCACGCGCGACATCACGGATCAGAAGTATGCGCAGCGTCGCCAAGCCCTCCAGCATGCGGTCGCGAAAGTCCTTGCCGAAGCGTCAACAGTCGAGCAGGCGATTCCCGAACTGCTGCGTGTCATCGGGTCGAGCCTCGAATGGCAGGTGGGCACATTTTGGCTGGTCCAGGAAAAGACGCGCCTGCTCCGCTGTACGCAGACATGGAGCGCGCAGCCCTCTCTTGTGGAAGAGTTTTTTGAGGCCAGCCGTCGCGAGACCTTTTCGTCCGATGTCGGATTTCCCGGCCGGTGCTGGGCGCGCGGCGAGCCGCTGTGGGAGCCGGATGTCTTGCGGGATCGCGCCTTTGTCCGCACGGCGGCTGCCTCGCTAAACGGGCTGCATGCCGGCTGCGTGTTTCCCGTCTGGCTGCGGGCCAGCGTGTTCGGCATCATGGAGTTCTTCAGCCGGGAGATCCATCCGCGCGACGCGGACCTCTTGCGGACGCTCGCGACGATCGGAGGCCAGATCGGGCTCTTTCTGGAACGGGCGGAGGTGGAAGCCGCGCTGCGAGAAACTGAGAGCCGGACGCGCCTCATCATCGATACGGCGCTGGATGCGATCGTCACGATGGATCCGGACGGGATCATCACGGAGTGGAATGCGCAAGCGGAGCTGCTCTTCGGCTGGCAGGCGCACGAAGCGATCGGCAAAGATCTTGCCGACACCATCATTCCCGCCGATCATCGGGATGCGCATCGAGCCGGGCTGGCACGGTATCTCAAGACGGGCCAGGTGAGCATTCTCGGGAGGCTGGTGGAAGTCCAGGCGTGCCATCGTGACGGGCGGATGTTTCCGGCCGAACTCTCTATCGCGCATTTGCGCCTGGATGACACGGTGGTGTTCAGCGCCTTCATCCGGGATATCTCTCAGCGCAAGGAATCGGAGCAAGCCCTGTCGTCCTATGCGCAGCAGTTGGAACGCAGCAATTACGACCTTGATGAAGCCTTGGGCCAGGCGCGCGCCGCTACTGAAGCCAAGTCCGCGTTTCTGGCGACGATGAGTCACGAGATCCGGACGCCGATGAACGGCGTCATCGGGATGACGGGGTTGCTGCTCGACACGGAGTTGACGGCGGAGCAACGGGAGTATGGCGAAGCCGTGCGGAGTTGCGGCGATCATCTGCTGACGATCATCAATGACATTCTGGATTTCTCAAAGATCGAAGCGGGCAAGCTGAATCTCGAGATTATCGAGTTCGACCTGCGGCACGCCGTCGAGGATTCGCTGGACCTGCTTGCGGAACGGGCCTCATCCAAACAGTTGAATCTGGCGTGCCTCTTTCACGCCGACGTGCTCACGGCGTTGCGCGGCGATCCCGGACGAGTGCGCCAGGTGCTGACCAATCTGGTGGGGAACGCCATTAAGTTTACCGAGCAGGGAGATGTCGTCGTGCAGGTCCGGCTTGCTTCTCAGCAAGCCGGCGCGGTCTTCGTCCGGTTCGATGTCACGGACACCGGGATCGGCCTGTCGGAGGCCCAGCAGGCTCGGTTGTTCCAAGCGTTCAGTCAGGCCGATGGCTCCACGACGAGAAAATACGGAGGAACCGGATTAGGGCTGGCGATTTGTAAACGCCTGGTCGAGCTGATGGGGGGAGAGATCGGCGTGGCCAGCCAGCCGGGAGCCGGCAGTACGTTCTGGTTCACTGCCCGCTTTGAACTGCAAGGCGCAGCGGGTGATCCGGTTGTGCCGGAAGCGCTCTCGGTGCGGGGGAAACGCGTGTTGATCGTCGACGACAAGCCGATCAATTGCCGGATTCTCGCCCTGCTCATGAAGAAATGGGAAGTGGAGTCCACGGTCATCAGCGACCATTCGGATGTCCTTCCGCATCTTCACGAACAAGCGCGCAGCGGCCTGTTCTATGACGCCGCCATCATCGATGCCGATCTGGCGAAGTCCGACGGACTGCAACTGGCGCAATCCGTGATTGCGACGAAAGGGGCGCTGCGTGTGATCCTGTTGACCTCGGTCGGAAGGCGAGGCGATGCGAAAGCGGCCAAGGCGATGGGGATCTCAGCCTATCTCACCAAGCCGATCAGAGAAAGCCAGCTCGTGCGCTGTCTGGCCATGGTGTCGGAGCAACCGGCTGTCTCGTCCGCCGGCGAGCGGATGCCGCCGAACCAAGAGTTGGTGACCCGGCACACGCTTGCCGAGGCCGTGACATCGTCGGGGATGAAGATTTTGCTCGCTGAAGACAACATCATCAATCAGAAGGTCGCCGTTCGGATGTTCGAGCGGCTGGGGCATCGCGTGGATGTCGTGGCCAACGGCCGTGAAGCGGTCGAGGCGCTCTCGCGTCTTGCGTATGACTTGGTGTTCATGGATTGCCAGATGCCGGAAATGGACGGCTTCGAAGCGGCCGCGGACATTCGCCGGCGCGAGGCCGGGGCTCGGCATACCATCGTCATTGCCATGACCGCGAACGCCATGCAGGGCGATCGGGAGCGCTGCCTGCGGGCCGGGATGGACGACTATGTGACGAAACCGATCACGACTGAATCGTTGGCGGCGGTGTTTGAGCGTTGGCGGCGGCCGGCTGTTCCAGTCCGTGTTCCGGAGGCGGCGCCGTATGAGGGGGCCACGATTGATCCGCTGGTATTCGACGGGCTCAGGGTGTTGAGCGATGAGGACGATCCAGGGTTTTTGACCAGACTCGTGAGGCACTTCCTGGCCGACACGCCGGACAAGTTGGCGCTGTTAGGTACCGCCTGTCGCAAAGG contains the following coding sequences:
- the mfd gene encoding transcription-repair coupling factor translates to MSALKQTSARPCVTGLHGSTAAFVLTSLTHAPSLASYRNRPWIVVTANNEAAERLFDDLQFCHQLIGASGDRLTLFPQWETLPYEATAPHVGLIAHRMQTLHRLQSTPETTLVTSVAALMHRLLPKDTWTHATLQLERNGTVERDTLLAKLLRLGYRRVSVVEIPGEFSIRGGLVDIFSTAYPDPLRVEFLGDSIEALRLFDASTQTSIRQVDEAIILPAREYLRPEDSSDAYAPIAPDAEWRAPDLYPHMGTLFDYLPKEPILIFDQPATLQATCAALWEKIEDGYLRHGERDEANPYPSPERLFQTWDEIEIGAVGWSTIALEPLTPPDDSWTPIVPFPAQIPASAGLGIRGTPFSQTLTILDQLRDGHRVVLIARSHGQVERLLALLREHDLPAMEWSAAAWTKRDSGKPPIAVVHGNLSAGWLSETFRLALLTEEELFAKGTRHKTQPKSKTATFLSSLEDLNVGDYVVHVQHGIGRYLGLKRLTVQEFESDFLILEFAGADTLYVPLDRLSQVQRYSGADGHVPRLDRLGGTSWAKTTARVKKDIEEMAQDLIDLYANRELVKRDGYGGASTLYHEFEAAFEYEETPDQLKAIQDIARDLESGKPMDRLVCGDVGYGKTEVAMRAAFKAIESGRQVAVLVPTTLLAHQHYENFAERFAPFPTKVAVLSRMQPPKDTKATLKDLAAGVIDVIIGTHRLLQKSVVFHNLGLVIIDEEQWFGVKHKERLKQLRTQVDVLTLTATPIPRTLQMAMASVRDLSIIDTPPASRLAIRTAVIKSSDKAVRDAMLRELGRGGQIYFVHNRVETMSATGAWLQQLVPEARMVMAHGQMDPKLLEAVMLKFVKHEVDVLIASAIIQSGIDVPNANTIIVNRADTFGLAQLYQLRGRVGRGGEQAYAYLLIPDEGRLTEDAQKRLMAIQQFTELGSGFRIAAADLEIRGAGNLLGKAQSGHIAAIGLDLYLRMVEEAVQRLKGHTVEEEPDPTLRVPVSAFIPETYVDDPHHRLSWYKRLTACKQVGELALLHGEIQDRYGLPPEPVERLLEVMQLRVLAKLLHITAIDVTHQSAIVTLGPKAAIPEPAVHAMMDRLKKRLRFLSPQAFEIQMPHDDWGSTFAELNTTLQSLGHCDTNKSTTRPISSA
- the rfaE2 gene encoding D-glycero-beta-D-manno-heptose 1-phosphate adenylyltransferase, whose translation is MPSKIVTKEQLVDQLQTLRAGGSRIVFTNGCFDLMHIGHTRYLQAAKALGDLLVVGVNSDESVRSLHKAPDRPIVPDAQRAEVLAALECVDFVVVFSESDPKALITMVQPDVLVKGGDWSLDRIIGRDVVEARGGLVRTIPLVPGFSTTALIHRIRSVSA
- a CDS encoding response regulator, which codes for MSASDHRLSFGTGRNIFKHGYQVTLIGVITVATLVSVVVGVTWLERRTVAASGETVSIMAAEVADKLDLLLKERIGDAQFLSESLAISGGTSVARHHILTTFHQAYPQYLWIGVADPDGHMTETTDLQARRLNVRASHWFQAVRQRHAGFYIGDIAPDEVSHGAETVSFSAPIVDHRVDVERQSIRGVVTTRVSAEQLEKLVTEAIGPFQRRTSFFHTVEYKVLREDGVVFIDSDVSRSGQVNLVRRNLPSVRLAASGESGYVEEEHLVRHVPVLTGYARLRRHDGDVESPKWTVLLRVDRAEVVAPVHRFFWTVGAAAVLIVGPLIGWLVYITRRAQVEWQDAQEERARARANEHWLQTILEVEPEGVLVTDRDRRVLQINPAGCALFDAAFPEEILGRDIAQWVHEDDRRAYEDAHAAALQGRGVLTSGRLLGLSGQSRWFEMTSVLLPGAQGASPSVLSVTRDITDQKYAQRRQALQHAVAKVLAEASTVEQAIPELLRVIGSSLEWQVGTFWLVQEKTRLLRCTQTWSAQPSLVEEFFEASRRETFSSDVGFPGRCWARGEPLWEPDVLRDRAFVRTAAASLNGLHAGCVFPVWLRASVFGIMEFFSREIHPRDADLLRTLATIGGQIGLFLERAEVEAALRETESRTRLIIDTALDAIVTMDPDGIITEWNAQAELLFGWQAHEAIGKDLADTIIPADHRDAHRAGLARYLKTGQVSILGRLVEVQACHRDGRMFPAELSIAHLRLDDTVVFSAFIRDISQRKESEQALSSYAQQLERSNYDLDEALGQARAATEAKSAFLATMSHEIRTPMNGVIGMTGLLLDTELTAEQREYGEAVRSCGDHLLTIINDILDFSKIEAGKLNLEIIEFDLRHAVEDSLDLLAERASSKQLNLACLFHADVLTALRGDPGRVRQVLTNLVGNAIKFTEQGDVVVQVRLASQQAGAVFVRFDVTDTGIGLSEAQQARLFQAFSQADGSTTRKYGGTGLGLAICKRLVELMGGEIGVASQPGAGSTFWFTARFELQGAAGDPVVPEALSVRGKRVLIVDDKPINCRILALLMKKWEVESTVISDHSDVLPHLHEQARSGLFYDAAIIDADLAKSDGLQLAQSVIATKGALRVILLTSVGRRGDAKAAKAMGISAYLTKPIRESQLVRCLAMVSEQPAVSSAGERMPPNQELVTRHTLAEAVTSSGMKILLAEDNIINQKVAVRMFERLGHRVDVVANGREAVEALSRLAYDLVFMDCQMPEMDGFEAAADIRRREAGARHTIVIAMTANAMQGDRERCLRAGMDDYVTKPITTESLAAVFERWRRPAVPVRVPEAAPYEGATIDPLVFDGLRVLSDEDDPGFLTRLVRHFLADTPDKLALLGTACRKGSAEEVQRIAHSLKGSASNLGALGLARLCDRVVAGAAQGLAVVPELLTELELEFHRVREQLERDLREAA